A single genomic interval of Asterias amurensis chromosome 1, ASM3211899v1 harbors:
- the LOC139948359 gene encoding uncharacterized protein, producing MAGPHKGHDWSRSKKSEEDEEDEEDDPVDGMLKKAGCLELHHAVQDCMAENRDWRKCQKEVAAFKDCVSGKVATATTKQKVETTTR from the exons ATGGCCGGACCTCACAAAGGACACGACTGGTCTCGGTCCAAGAAAAGCGAAGAAGACGAGGAGGATGAGGAAGATGATCCCGTGGACGGTATGCTGAAGAAAGCTGGCTGTCTGGAGTTACATCATGCAGTTCAG gACTGTATGGCGGAAAACAGAGATTGGCGAAAGTGTCAGAAAGAGGTAGCTGCCTTCAAAGATTGCGTTTCAGGAAAAGTGGCAACTGCTACAACTAAACAGAAGGTAGAAACTACAACTAGATAA